GTTGAGGATTCGGGAAAACCCGAGGTATTATTGAGGAAAGGACGTGAAACAATTTCAATAAACTCTGATGTTGTTGATGAGATTTATAAGGTGTGGGAATTATTTTAAAACCATTGGTGTTTACTATGGTGAGTGTTTCAAACAAGATCTTCAACGCTTCAGAAACCCTGTTAAACATTGCCGAGAAAATAGCCAACAGTGTGTTGAAGGAGTCTGGAAAAATGAACCCAAAAGCTGTAAGCCTCGTATCAAGGGTCAAGGAGGATGTTGAAAGGCTTGGGAAGCTGGTTAAAGCATTGGGCGAGAGAGTCCAGTCAATGCAGGAAGGGGAAGGCGTTAAATTGGCTCCCTATTTCTACGCTTATGCTTTAAAGAACCAAGTAGTGATCGCTAAAGCAAGCCCTAGGAGGTTCATGATCTCCTTCAACACAGAAGACAACGAGGTCTCGGTTTCAACAAGCAGGTTTAAAGCGTCAATTTCTCCGGGAAGGATTAAAATAGTTTCCAGAGGTTTCTCGGTCGAGTTTAACCCTTACAGCAGAGATGATTACGTTGAAAAATACAATGAGATCAAATTCTTAGTGAATGAGTTGGAAGGCGTGTTTAATCAAAAACTTATTCAGAGTTTAAACGTTAAGCTTGGAAAAATCAGTGTTTAGGGATTTTAAGGGGCAGCAGTTGTTTTCGAGGCTTCTCCTTCCCCAACACCAATCGTTCTGGGAAGCTCCGCAAACCGCTCCTTGATCTTCTGCTCAGCCACTACTTTAGCCTCCTCCAGCACCTTCTTAGCCTCACCATCTAACCCGGTGCCGACCTCTATTGTTAAGTCAACCATTCCAGCCCCCATCGCGGTCTCGAGCTCTCTCACGGCGTACTGTAGGTCAATCCAAATGTCAGGTGCCACACCCTTCAATATACCAAGCGCCTCTTTCATAACACCAAGTACAGGTGCTACTTCGTTGACGGCTCCTCCATATATGACGAAGGTCTCAAGCTTCAACGCGGCGTGCTCTAAGGCGTATTGCACAGTTAGCAGTTGCTTGGTAATCTTCCTTATCTCGGCTACTTCGCGAGCATACATTTTAGCTCTTACTTCATCCCTCCTTGATAGCGCGTCGACGATGGTTTCAAATAATTCGCGATCCCTCTCAGAAAGTTTCTCAATGTAACCATTTATCCTGCCAATAGCTGTCTTAACCCTGTATTGAGCAACAATTGCTTTCTTCTCGATCGGTTCTCTGTCGTTGTTGAAGAGTCTTTTCAGCTTATCACCAATGGTTTCCTCGCGTCTAATTCCAGCCCAGCTCATATTTTCCACCAGTTTAAGGCTCACTCATCTTATCGAAATTGAAATGTTTTTAAAGAATCGGGCTCTATCCAATCATTTGTTTTCTCCCTTAACCCTGTCTCAGCTCGGAGAATATTAATAATATATCACGGAGATAGCTTTATTACAACAGTGGGGTTGAGGCCTGTATGGAGTCTTCGAGCCAGCTTGACGCTTACATAACGTGTGAGAGGGACTGTTCACTGCGGTATATTGAGGCCTTAGCAATGATTGGTTTGCTAGAGAAGGCTGAAGTAGTCGAATGCGGGGAGAAGAGGTTTAGAAAGATAAAAGGGTTGACGATCACTGGAAGAGTTGTCGAAACCAAGTGCTTCCTGGATGAAGAAGTTAATCAATCACTTAGGATAATTAATATTTACTTGGGTTTCGCCAGGTCTAACAATGCTAGGGAAAAACTAAGGATTGTTGAGCCTAGCGCCAGGGGTAACGAAGCATTATAATCCGGGAATACTGAATGTATAGTGAGTGATGAATGGTATTACCGGGGAGCGGTAGCGATGAACGGGCCCCAGAGCTGACGTCGATAATCGCCTAGGATTGGAGGGGTTGGTTTTGGAGGGTGGTTGGGCGGTTGTTTTAGTAACGGCTAGTTCGTATGAAGAGGCTTTGAAAATCGGGAGAAGGCTTGTCGAGGCTAAGTTGGCGGCATGCCTTAACATTGTAAGGGAAGTTACAAGCATATACTGGTGGGAAGGCAGGGTTGAAGAGGGTAGTGAGGCTCTTTTAATTGTTAAAACTACTTTTGAAAAACTTGAATCCCTTATTAAGGAGGTTAAGAAAATCCATTCGTACAGTGTCCCAGAAATTATAGCATTACCAGTGGTCGCTGGTAGCACTGATTATTTGCGATGGGTGCGGGAATCAACGAGTTGAGCTGAATGGAAGAAACCCTGACAAGGGTATCTCAGCCTATAAACAGCACGATGCTTCAGGAATGGGTTCAGGGACTCGACTTGTTCTCCTATATTGCCCTGCTCATAGTTTTCACTGTTTTCATCACATTAACCATTCTCGAGTTTAAATCGGGTAGGGCGAGCAGTATATCGCTAAGCAACCGCGACTCCCAGGTCGAGTGATCTTTGAGCATTCACATAGGCCTGAAGAGGCGTCGGCCCTTTACCCACGCCCAGCTTGAAATCTAGCCCTATGTTTAAAATTTCATTTATGTTTGAAGGATCTAGTAAGCAGACGGCCTGCGAATCTCTGCACTCCAGTAGTAACCCACCGTTTCTGAATATTAGCTTGGAGATTTCAGCACAGTAGTATTTGCTTATGTAAACGCTCAGGGCTAGGTCGCTTGGAAAGAGTTCCTCACCGTAATCGAACAACGCGATCACCGTTTCACTCGTGCCCCCTTCTAAGAACGTGAAACCTGGTTTAGCAGACAGGTATTTCGAAGCAAGCAGTAGGGTAGTGTATGGTTTACTATGGCTTACAGACACGAATGAAACCCCGTGGTCAACCATCTGGTTCAACCTTCGATAAATCAGCTCCTCGTCAAGCCTCCCCGCATTCCCCGGGAGAACCGTGAATAAATCGTTCATAGTGTGAAATACGAGCCCCTCATGCTTCAGATAGTGTTGAAGCAGGGTCTCGCGAACTCTTCTCGTGAAATCGTCAAACTTTTCATAGCCGAGAAATCCTTTGGAGAGCCTAATCCTATCAGCCTCTAGTATTCTCACATAGGTTACGCGGGGCAATCCACATCTTGCTCCTCTAAGTGTTTTTGAAAACGAACATATTGTTTCACTATAAATATGGTTTATTCTCATATATATGTTGAGGGTCAGTCATGGGCGGTATTTTCGCAGCAGTCTGTAAGGAGAAAATCCCTGAAGGCGTCTTATACAATGGTTTGAGGAGGCTTGTATACAGGGGTTACGACGGAGCCGGGGTTGCCTTCTTACGGGGAGATAAAATCGTTGTTTGGAAGTCCCCGGGGCATTTAGAAAAAATTGCTCCACAGTTGAATTATTTGAACACGGATTCAGATGTGGCAGTTGCGCACACAAGATATGCTAGCAGGGGCTGGCCGGTCCTAGAGAACACTCATCCCTTGCTGGATTGCACTGGCAGAATCGCCGTAGTGGGGGACGGAATAATCGAAAACTATGAGGATTATCGAAAAGTCCTCGAGGACAGGCATCACCAGTTAAAGGGGAGAACCGATACGGAGGTAGCGGCCCACCTGCTTGAGGAAGCGTTGGCGAAAGGGGTTAACGTGTTAGAGGTGCTTCAAACACTGAGCAAGCAGTTGAAAGGCATATATTCCCTAGTATTCCTTATCGAGCCGTATAGAAAGCTATTCTTCATAGCTAATGGCCAACCATTAGTTATCGGCATAGGCGAGAAATGTTATTTCGTCTCAAGCGACATTCCCTCTTTATACGGCTTCGCTGAAACAGCCTACATGATTGAGGATGGAACTATAGGCTGGGTTGATGCCCAAGGCTTTACAGCCATTAGGACTGCTGATGGAAGCGTTCTCACTCCCGAGAGGCTTCAGGGTAAAAGGGTGAAGTACTTTGCCGAGGCTGGAGAGAAAGGCGGGTTTCCCCATTTCATGCTGAAGGAGATATATGAATCTCCTGAAGCCTTGAACAGGGTCTTACTTGCGGTAATGGAGAAGTACTTACACCTAGCCTCCATGATAGTGTACGGCGCTAAGAACGCTTTCATACTTGCCAATGGGACAAGCCTTCACGCAGGCATGATCGGGTCTTACTACTTCAACGACTTAGCCGGCGTGAGCGTTGACCCTGTTTCAGCAGCTGAGTTCCCATACTACGCCTTGGAGACTGTTGAGACCGGTACCGTGGTTATTGCTATAAGCCAAAGCGGTGAAACCTCCGACGTAATATCGAGCATTAAGCTTGCCAAGCAGAGGGGAGCGGTGGTGATCGGGATTACGAACAACGTTGGATCAAGACTTGCCCTGGAGTCAAACGTTTACCTTCCAATAGGTGCTGGACCAGAGATAGCCGTGCCCGCGACGAAGTCCTTTACCGCGACACTAGCCACATTGCTCCTCTTCGCATCCTACACGGGTATGTTCACAGGTAAAACATCACGGGATGATTATCGAAGAATTGTTGAGGAGATCAAAAACGCTTCTGCATTATTGAAAGAAAAGATTCCAGAGTTTGACAAGAATGCGATGAATATTGTTCAGCTAAACTATAACTGGGGAGGCGCGTATGTAGCGAGTAGTGGGATAAACTATCCCTTGGCCCTTGAAGGTGCGTTGAAGCTCAAGGAGGCAGCTATTATTCATGCTGAGGGATTCCAGCTCGGCGAGATGAGGCATGGCCCAATGGTGTTGGTCTCAAGAGACTTCCCCATGGTGTTAATAGAGCCTGCGGAGGAACAGGCTAAACCGCTTTATGTTAAGGTTTTGGAGGAAGCCCGTAATAAGGGCGCTAAACCCATCGTGATTGGTCCAGGCAGGTTAGGCGATAGTGTTACTATTCAAACACCGAGTGTGCCAAGATATCTCTCCCCAATAGTCTCTAGCATTCCGATTCAACTACTAGCCTACAGGCTCGGAGTAGCTTTCAATAGACCTATAGACACTCCACCAGGTCTTGCGAAAGCTATAACCACCTAGTATTTAACCCTTCTAAAACTTTTCTAGATCGATGAAGGCGATGAAGGATCCTAGTCCAGGATGAAGAGTGATGAGGAATCTCCGGGACTGAGCCGGATGGTTCCGGATTTCCTGTTAAGATTATAATGGTTTGTATAGGATTGATTTATGCTAAGGAGGATTGCAGATGAGCACTAGATTAGACCCTTGGGGCCACTTTGCAATAGAGGATTATGAAAAACTGCTCGTAGAGTTTGGGATACGACCTATCAACGAGGTCTATGGGCTGATAAGCAGGCTACACCCGTATTTTACTCGGAAAGTAGTATTCGGGCACAGGGATTTTGACAAGTGGTTGGAGGATCTTAGAGCAGGCCACAAGGTGGCGGTTCTAACAGGCTTTATGCCCAGTGGCAGACCCCACCTCGGTACAGCAATGGTTTACGAGGAGTTGAAGTTCTTTCAGGAACTAGGGGCGCATGTTAAAATAGCGATCGCTGATGCAGAGGCATATGTGGTGAGGAGGGAGGATAGGAGGACAACCATATTAAATGGTGTTGACTTCATAGCCCACGCCATCGCCTGGGGTCTAGACCCGGAGAAAACAGAGTTTTACTTCCAAACCGCTATGAAGGAGGAGTACTATCGCTTGATACAAATGTTTTCCAAGAAGATAACGATGGCGGAGATGGAGGCAATATATGGGGAGCTGTCTCCGGGGAAGATCATTGCTTCTTTAACACAGGCAGCAGACATACTGCACTTACAGCTAGACTCCTATGGGGGATTCAAGAACATCCTTGTCCCGGTGGGTGCTGATCAAGATCCTCATCTACGGTTGACAAGGGATATAGCTGACAGGTTTGAAGGAGAGCTAGGCTTAAAGCGCCCGGCATCCATATATCACAAGCTTATCCGCGGGTTAGATGGTAATAAGATGAGCAAGAGTAGGCCAGAGTTCGCGATTCATCTGGATGAAGACGAGGAAACGGTGAGAAAGAAGTTTGTGAACGCCTTAACGGGGGGACGGGCAACGGCTGAGGAGCAGAGAAGGCTTGGGGGTGAGCCCTGGAAGTGCACAGTTTACGAAGTATACCTGTATCATTTAATCCGTGAAGACGAAAAGCTGAAAGAAGTATATGACGATTGTGTTAGTGGTAGGGTTCTATGTGGGGAATGTAAGAGGAAAGCTTTAAACCTCCTGCTTGAGAGGCTGAAGAATCATCGTGAAAAGTATCGGGAAGTAAAAGAGAGCAATATTGTTGAAAAAATCGTCAACATTCCCTCTTTCTAGTCGTAACCCATTTCTCTAAGTATTTGTTTAACGACCTTTTCCGGCTCAGGATTCTTGGTTATTGCTCCGCCAACCACGACGATGTCGACTCCTGAGTCGATCAAGGGTTTTATGTCGCCTGGCTTCAGCCCTCCAGCCACGGCTATCTTGGAGGAAACCAGTCTCCTCAACTCTCTCACCTCGTTGATCAAGTCTTTCGCTGAAACCCCGCGAGCTTTCTGGACACTAATACCTATGTGGAACAGTAACGCGTCCACATCGTAGCTGGCCAGCTCAACGCCTCTTTTCAACGGGTCTGGGTGGTTTATCAGGTCTGCTATTACAGTCTTGCCTCTTTCATGTGCAAACCTGACGCCTTCTTTCACGACTTCATCATCAGCAACTGCCAATATCGTGTAGGCATCGGCTCCAGCCCCGAAGACGGCTGCGCCTTCGACCTCGGGAACATCCATGGTTTTCGTATCAGCCACTGTAAAACAGTCTGTTATGTTTTTCAAAGCTTTCACAGCTATCTTTCCCCAGGTTTTTAGAAGAGGTGTGCCCACCTCAATCCATATATTCGCGCAGGTTACAGCGGAGACTATCCTAGTAGATATTTCAACAGCCTTTGTAAGCTCTAGGAGATCTAGGGCGACTTGTAGCTTTCCCGGCATCTAGACCACAAAAACCTATAATTACCATAACATGATTAAATATGTGAAAGCATGGTTGAGAGAGATGAGTTTAACCATAAAGGCGCAGAAGCAGTTTCTTCGGGAGAAGATCTGGAGGCTACTGGAGGAGAAAAAGGTTGCATCGTTTCCTAGGCCTGTTTACGGTAGAATACCTAACTTCACAGGGGCTGAAACGGCTGCCCAGCGCCTGCTGGGTTTGAAAGTATGGGAGAACGCGGAAGTCGTGAAATCCAACCCGGATTCGCCTCAAGCCCATGTAAGGGAGCATGCGTTGCGGGAGGGAAAAACTATTATTATGGCAACTCCTAGATTGTTAAATGGTTTTCTAATCGTGAAGCCTAGCAACATAGAATCCTCGCGTTTGCGGCAAGCCGCAACTATTAAAGGGGCCTTTAAATATGGTAGAAAAGTTTCGCTTAGAGAAATCCCTCCCATAGACCTGGTGATAACCGGCTGTGTCGCAGTTGACCTGAGAGGGAAGAGGCTTGGAAAGGGGGGTGGCTACTCAGAGCTCGAGTATGCTATTTTAAGAGAGCTTCATGTTCTCAATGAGAATACTCCCATTTTAACAACCATTCATGACCTGCAGATTGTTGAGGAGGTTCCATTCGAACCTCATGATTACACGGTAGACTATATAGCAACCCCAACTAGGCTGATAAGGATCGACGCGGAAAGGGTGAGACCCAGAGGGATTTACTGGGAATTACTTGGCAATAAGGAGAACCTTGATGTAATAAAGGAGCTTAAGTCGATAATCAACAAGTAGGTTAATAACTTAATGTAGTAATCAATACTTACCGGTGTGATTAAATGGAAGAGTTTTCCGATTTGTTGAACTATAGTGTGAAAATCGTTGAGTCAAGACTTCGGGAGGTTTTCGACGCGTTGGAAAAGGAGGCAAGCGAGGTCTCCCCTCATTTGAGCAGCATACCCTATATTGCTAGGGACTATACCCTGCGCGGGGGGAAAAGGATTCGCGCTTTCTTAGCTTTGGTCGGTTACTGGAGTAAGGCTTGGGGAACTGGGGATGTTGATAGAGTTTCAAAGCTGATGGCAACCCTAGAACTGTTACAGAGCTATCTCCTCGTTCACGACGACATCATGGATATGGATGAGTTGAGAAGAGGAGGTCCGACCGTGCATGTATGGTTTAAAGAGGAATGTTTGAAAACTCGTGTATCATCAAACTGCGCCCATTACGGTGTTTCACAAGCCATTACCGTCGGAGACTATCTTGAAGCAACAGCGGTGGAGAACTTGGCCATGCTCAAGCTTCCTGGCGAGGCTTTCGAAAAGCTTATCACGACCTACTCCAGAGGGTTGAGGAAAGTTGCTTACGGACAGTACTTAGACGTTCTCTACTCTAGTCTTCCATTGGCGAGAGTTGGAGAAAACGACATCCTGGTTGTTCACAAATTGAAAACAGCCTCCTACACGGTGGAACTACCTTTACACTTAGGTGCCATAGCTTCATTAAAGTACACGGACAGGCTCTTAAACGAACTCTCCTCTTACGCAATACCCGCTGGGATAGCTTTCCAGCTGAGAGATGATATAATAGGTTTATTCGGCGACCCGCGCACTACGGGAAAGCCCAGCGGGAGCGATGTAAGAGGGAAGAAGAAAACTCTTCTCATCATAAAAGCATACCAGCTCGCATCAAGCAGTGATAGGGAGTTTCTCGAAAAAGTGTATGATGAACTCCCAGGTGACAGTATAACGGACAGGGATATTCAACGAGTAAGAGAGATAGTTGAATCAACCGGTAGTTTAGACTACAATTTGAAACTAATAGATGAGCTCGTCTCACAGGCGATGCGGGAGATTGAAAGCGCTGTTGAAATAAACCGTGAGACGAAGGAGGTTTTGACATGGCTTCTCAATAAGCTAGCTTACAGGGATAAATAACGGGCTTCCATGGCTTCTCATCGCCATCCTTCCATATTTCGCACTCTTAATTCTCTCCTTAACCTCTTTAGGGGTTATCGCAGGGGTTTTGAAAAACCCGTAGCCTATCAGGAAAAGAGAGGCCGCAAGTATGAATACGAGAAAATATATCGTAATTTTCAGCGTAACCTCTTGAAGATGCTTGTTCGAGAAGAATAGCAGGTATGTGTAGAAACCCATGAAAACTGTTGTTGAAAACATTAGCAAAGCCCCAATCGTTCTCTTTCTCAAACAGGTTCACCAAGCCTTCTATTTTAAAACTAATATAGTAGCCTCAAGTTTTTAACGTATATCGTGGTGGAAGTTTGACTAGGAGAAAGGGGGAAATCGAGGAGTGGTTGAAGAAGATCTTCTTCGGGGGTCGTAAAAACGATTACGTTGTCTATGTTAAATACAGGTATGAGGGGGTTGATGTTTTGAAACCATTACCTGGCGAGTTCATAACTGATGTTAGAAGAGGTTATATTTTCATAGGGGAGGATCAAGTACCTTTTCACAGAGTTGTCGAGATAAGGTTAAAAAACGGGAAACTGGTTTACAGGCGTGGCGAAAAAATTTAGATCCAGCCTCTAAGCTTCATTGCTTTTACTACTCTATCAACCGCTATGGCATAGGCGGCAATTCTCATTGGGTATTGCGAGAACCTCTTCTGCCAGTCGTCATATACCCTGTGGAAGTTTATCGTCATCATTTTGTCAAGCCTGCTCAACGCTTCATCGTCTGTTAACCAGCATCCCATTCTATTGTGACTCCACTCGATCCAGCTCATTGTAACGCCCCCGGCGTTTGCCAGGATATCTGGGACGACTACAACGCCTTTATCATGCAGTATCCTATCGGCTTCGGGAGTTGTAGGACCGTTCGCACCTTCCGAGATAACTTTGGCCTTTATCCTGTGCACGTTCTCCATTGTTATAACGTTCTCGGTGGCCGCAGGTATTAGCACGTCGACAGGTAGCTCTAAGACCTCTAAGTGGTTTGTTGAAACCTTTACATTCCCTTTCTTGTAGTTTGTCACCTTGCCGGTTTCATTCTTAACCCTTATTGCCTCCTCAACATCAATACCCTTTGGATCGTAAATATATCCGCTACTGTCGCTGACTGCTACCACTATTGCGCCCCATTCCTGGGCGTATTTAGCAGCGTACATTCCAACGTTTCCGAAACCATGAATGGCCACGGTCTTGCCTTCAAACCCTCCGAGAGCCTTCTTGGCCGCCTCCCTTGCAGTCAATGCTGTGCCATATCCTGTGGACACGACTCTAGCGTTTAATCCCCCTAGGTCCACAGGCTTTGCTGTTACAACTCCCCATGCATTGTATCCTGCGATCTTGCTGTATTCGTCGAAGTACCATGCCATTGTCTGGGGGTTGGTGTATACATCCGGTGCTGGGATGTCGACGTCAGGACCAACATCTCTTGCAATACCTGCGAAGAACTTCCTGCTCAGCTCCTCCAACTCTCTAGGGCTCAACGCCTTGGGGTTTACTCTAACGCCTCCCTTGCCACCTCCGTAAGGTAACCCCGCGAGCGACGTCTTCCAGGTCATCCATATCGACAG
This is a stretch of genomic DNA from Thermosphaera aggregans DSM 11486. It encodes these proteins:
- a CDS encoding Snf7 family protein, whose product is MSWAGIRREETIGDKLKRLFNNDREPIEKKAIVAQYRVKTAIGRINGYIEKLSERDRELFETIVDALSRRDEVRAKMYAREVAEIRKITKQLLTVQYALEHAALKLETFVIYGGAVNEVAPVLGVMKEALGILKGVAPDIWIDLQYAVRELETAMGAGMVDLTIEVGTGLDGEAKKVLEEAKVVAEQKIKERFAELPRTIGVGEGEASKTTAAP
- the cutA gene encoding divalent-cation tolerance protein CutA, encoding MEGGWAVVLVTASSYEEALKIGRRLVEAKLAACLNIVREVTSIYWWEGRVEEGSEALLIVKTTFEKLESLIKEVKKIHSYSVPEIIALPVVAGSTDYLRWVRESTS
- the glmS gene encoding glutamine--fructose-6-phosphate transaminase (isomerizing); this encodes MGGIFAAVCKEKIPEGVLYNGLRRLVYRGYDGAGVAFLRGDKIVVWKSPGHLEKIAPQLNYLNTDSDVAVAHTRYASRGWPVLENTHPLLDCTGRIAVVGDGIIENYEDYRKVLEDRHHQLKGRTDTEVAAHLLEEALAKGVNVLEVLQTLSKQLKGIYSLVFLIEPYRKLFFIANGQPLVIGIGEKCYFVSSDIPSLYGFAETAYMIEDGTIGWVDAQGFTAIRTADGSVLTPERLQGKRVKYFAEAGEKGGFPHFMLKEIYESPEALNRVLLAVMEKYLHLASMIVYGAKNAFILANGTSLHAGMIGSYYFNDLAGVSVDPVSAAEFPYYALETVETGTVVIAISQSGETSDVISSIKLAKQRGAVVIGITNNVGSRLALESNVYLPIGAGPEIAVPATKSFTATLATLLLFASYTGMFTGKTSRDDYRRIVEEIKNASALLKEKIPEFDKNAMNIVQLNYNWGGAYVASSGINYPLALEGALKLKEAAIIHAEGFQLGEMRHGPMVLVSRDFPMVLIEPAEEQAKPLYVKVLEEARNKGAKPIVIGPGRLGDSVTIQTPSVPRYLSPIVSSIPIQLLAYRLGVAFNRPIDTPPGLAKAITT
- a CDS encoding tryptophan--tRNA ligase codes for the protein MSTRLDPWGHFAIEDYEKLLVEFGIRPINEVYGLISRLHPYFTRKVVFGHRDFDKWLEDLRAGHKVAVLTGFMPSGRPHLGTAMVYEELKFFQELGAHVKIAIADAEAYVVRREDRRTTILNGVDFIAHAIAWGLDPEKTEFYFQTAMKEEYYRLIQMFSKKITMAEMEAIYGELSPGKIIASLTQAADILHLQLDSYGGFKNILVPVGADQDPHLRLTRDIADRFEGELGLKRPASIYHKLIRGLDGNKMSKSRPEFAIHLDEDEETVRKKFVNALTGGRATAEEQRRLGGEPWKCTVYEVYLYHLIREDEKLKEVYDDCVSGRVLCGECKRKALNLLLERLKNHREKYREVKESNIVEKIVNIPSF
- a CDS encoding orotidine 5'-phosphate decarboxylase / HUMPS family protein, with the translated sequence MPGKLQVALDLLELTKAVEISTRIVSAVTCANIWIEVGTPLLKTWGKIAVKALKNITDCFTVADTKTMDVPEVEGAAVFGAGADAYTILAVADDEVVKEGVRFAHERGKTVIADLINHPDPLKRGVELASYDVDALLFHIGISVQKARGVSAKDLINEVRELRRLVSSKIAVAGGLKPGDIKPLIDSGVDIVVVGGAITKNPEPEKVVKQILREMGYD
- a CDS encoding 5-formyltetrahydrofolate cyclo-ligase codes for the protein MSLTIKAQKQFLREKIWRLLEEKKVASFPRPVYGRIPNFTGAETAAQRLLGLKVWENAEVVKSNPDSPQAHVREHALREGKTIIMATPRLLNGFLIVKPSNIESSRLRQAATIKGAFKYGRKVSLREIPPIDLVITGCVAVDLRGKRLGKGGGYSELEYAILRELHVLNENTPILTTIHDLQIVEEVPFEPHDYTVDYIATPTRLIRIDAERVRPRGIYWELLGNKENLDVIKELKSIINK
- a CDS encoding polyprenyl synthetase family protein — translated: MEEFSDLLNYSVKIVESRLREVFDALEKEASEVSPHLSSIPYIARDYTLRGGKRIRAFLALVGYWSKAWGTGDVDRVSKLMATLELLQSYLLVHDDIMDMDELRRGGPTVHVWFKEECLKTRVSSNCAHYGVSQAITVGDYLEATAVENLAMLKLPGEAFEKLITTYSRGLRKVAYGQYLDVLYSSLPLARVGENDILVVHKLKTASYTVELPLHLGAIASLKYTDRLLNELSSYAIPAGIAFQLRDDIIGLFGDPRTTGKPSGSDVRGKKKTLLIIKAYQLASSSDREFLEKVYDELPGDSITDRDIQRVREIVESTGSLDYNLKLIDELVSQAMREIESAVEINRETKEVLTWLLNKLAYRDK
- a CDS encoding DUF504 domain-containing protein, which gives rise to MTRRKGEIEEWLKKIFFGGRKNDYVVYVKYRYEGVDVLKPLPGEFITDVRRGYIFIGEDQVPFHRVVEIRLKNGKLVYRRGEKI
- a CDS encoding Glu/Leu/Phe/Val family dehydrogenase translates to MNSLASLYENDPVYQMAVKQLKESISILGYPEEYVEILRHPEKLVQVKITIKRDNGKLETFLGWRSQHNSALGPYKGGVRYGENVTPGEVVALSIWMTWKTSLAGLPYGGGKGGVRVNPKALSPRELEELSRKFFAGIARDVGPDVDIPAPDVYTNPQTMAWYFDEYSKIAGYNAWGVVTAKPVDLGGLNARVVSTGYGTALTAREAAKKALGGFEGKTVAIHGFGNVGMYAAKYAQEWGAIVVAVSDSSGYIYDPKGIDVEEAIRVKNETGKVTNYKKGNVKVSTNHLEVLELPVDVLIPAATENVITMENVHRIKAKVISEGANGPTTPEADRILHDKGVVVVPDILANAGGVTMSWIEWSHNRMGCWLTDDEALSRLDKMMTINFHRVYDDWQKRFSQYPMRIAAYAIAVDRVVKAMKLRGWI